AATGAGTCAAAGTATCGTTGCCACTGGGTTGAGAAGGAAAACTCTCAAGCAATTAGCACCACCTTTTGATGCATGTCGAAGACTAGCTGAGTTCAGGCCTTTAGTCAAATCTTTGTATATCGTATCACAAAAACTTGTGTCCCTCTTGGAAAGAATAGGGAAGTTGGATAAGAACATGAACGGCTTGTACTCAATCTTCTATAGGCAGCTACGTGAACTATCAATGGTCGAAGTGGAAGAAGACATGCCAAGACTATGGACAAAATTAGAAAAAGTCATgcaacttttcaatgagtTAGACTTGATGAAACGTCTTAGTTACAACTCTGCATTGAATGAATGCCTACTCCTTGTTATTCGTGACTCATTTACTATCAAAGAGTCGCTGACAAATAGGCATTTGTTGATGAGGGAACTTTCTCAGGCGAAGGATTCTGCAAGGAAAAAATTTGAGCAGGTGCAAAAGTTGAAGTCCAAGCCAATCATTGACACTTTGAAAGCGGACGAAGCGTCACAATCATTGGAGGCTGTTGTTGCTCTTGAAAAGGAACTAGAATTCAAGGTGGATCGCTTGACTTACAACATGTTAATTGAGTCTGAAGAATACCTTAATTACTTCACAGAAACCGTAAGAGCATTGTTTCGAACACTAGCATATCAGCAAATCCAGTTTGAACGTAAGAAACTTGCACTATTAGCTAATGCCAAACTAATCGACGTTTCTCATTCATTGCATAGGCTGGGCAGAGAATCCTTGCCTTTGAGAAAAGATCCTAATCGAATAGAGGCTTGGTCTGGTGGGTCTTCCTCTAGAAATTCCACAGCTGATGCTTCTTTTGAACGCGATATGCAAGAATATGAAACTTATCTTGataatgattttgataCTGTGCTCCCGGTGCTGAATCCTTCAGCGCagtcttcaaagaaaaaagttaGCACCCAGTCTGCAGGTAACAATCTCACTGAGTTTAATGCGAAGAATGCTGCTAATCTGCTCGGTGGCACGACATTTTGAAGTCTTTGGTTgaattcttgaagaactacTGAGATAGATGGCACATTGTACTTTCTCAACTCTTAGCATTAATAAACTTACCCCCAGTGCTGAATGTTGCAATATAGGCGATTGAactgaaacaaaaaaaaagcaACTAACCTATCATAAAAAGGACCTTTTTTGCGCTTTAGGTTTCTAACTGATAATTCATTACAAGAATATTAAATTTTGAACACTAATGAACCAAGGGAACGTGAAGCTTTTTTTCGGATTTATCTAATGAGAACTTAAATAATAGGACCCATGTCTTTGGAAGTTTATTCTACGCTTGTGCTACTATTCAGGTGACACTATTATTCCGACTCAACTATATCATCAGCCTTAGTTACT
This window of the Komagataella phaffii GS115 chromosome 2, complete sequence genome carries:
- a CDS encoding Subunit of the membrane-associated retromer complex essential for endosome-to-Golgi retrograde prote; translation: MSTTVPYDPEDFDNNPFSEQVIKTVDAGKQPKYANPQGGQGHSSVTAPLRLPTDSNQEPSYHITTNVENELVMPTETEIRRFIPERFNQNRRSICLVITDIEKNGTDSSAFKNPDIRRTYKELESFAKYLNINNIEVFVPGLPSIPTLYNMGSPEFKSSVSKLLQEWMDRITKNPILIKDHDFVLFLETNDFSYSPTKTMSQSIVATGLRRKTLKQLAPPFDACRRLAEFRPLVKSLYIVSQKLVSLLERIGKLDKNMNGLYSIFYRQLRELSMVEVEEDMPRLWTKLEKVMQLFNELDLMKRLSYNSALNECLLLVIRDSFTIKESLTNRHLLMRELSQAKDSARKKFEQVQKLKSKPIIDTLKADEASQSLEAVVALEKELEFKVDRLTYNMLIESEEYLNYFTETVRALFRTLAYQQIQFERKKLALLANAKLIDVSHSLHRLGRESLPLRKDPNRIEAWSGGSSSRNSTADASFERDMQEYETYLDNDFDTVLPVLNPSAQSSKKKVSTQSAGNNLTEFNAKNAANLLGGTTF